In Bacteroidota bacterium, the sequence ACGCCTCGCGCCTTTCATTTAGGTTTCAATCCAAATTGAAAACAACCGGATTGGAGCCCTGTTCATGCCTTCCCAACGAGGAACCCAGTTATGAGCGATCAGCCTCAGACTCCACAAATGCCGCACGAGAACGAGCCCCTCGGCCCCGTTGCTGGGCTTGCCGCGGGCGCAGCAGCCGAGGTGCACGCCGAGATCTTCGACGACGAGGACGCGCTCATGCAAGCGTGGCAGCAAGGCGTCGAGACCGAAGGCATCGAAGCAAGCCAGATCGGCGCCATCGTCACGGCTACGCTGCTGGTCGTTGCCGTCTTGGTGGTCACGGGCATTTGGGTCACGACCCAGGGCATCAACGTAGCTTCGGGTGTCTCCGAAGACGTCGAGGAGTACGCGGAACTGGCTGACATCCGGTCGGCTGCCGCGGAGAAGCTCACCGACTGGAAGCTGCTTTCTGCCGAAGACGCCATCTATCAGATGCCGATCGCCGAGGCCATGACCGCGATGACGGTGCGCTACGAAGAGCGTCAGGTAGGCGTAGCTGGGCTCGTGCAGCCGCCTGAGTTCTGGAGCACCCAAGACCTGATCGACGAGGTAGAAGTGGCGTCCGCTGCGCCCCAGACTGTTGCTGCCAGCACCACGCCGCCCGTCGCTACGCCTGACATCAACGCGGGTGTGACGCCGCTCGGCCCAGATGCACTGACAGGACCCGACGGAACGCCGTAGAACATAGTTGCTGCATGACCCGTGCGCTTTCCCATTGGACTCCGCTGCTGATCGCGACCCTGCTGGTCGTGAGTGGGTTCGGTGTTGGGAGCACAGAGGCTCGGGCGCAGCGCATCCCACAAGTCACTCAAGGTGCCGCTGCTGCACCGCTCGGACAGAACCGCCCGGCCTCAGCAGAGACGATGCCCGACGCCTTCGAGGACGTTGGCATCACGGAGCGCCTTGGCGAAGCCGTCCCGCTCGACATCCCGCTCGTCAACGCGGCGGGGGAGACGACGGTGCTGCGCGACTACCTCGGCACAGGCAAGCCGGTGGTGCTCGCCTACGTCTATCACTCCTGCCCGATGCTGTGCAGCCTCGTGCTGGACGGCCTCTCCGCGTCGATCGAAGGCACCGACCTCGTGCCCGGCACCGACTACGAGGTGATCGCTGTCTCGTTCGATAAGCGCGACACGCCCGCAGACGCAGCAGCAGCCCGCTCGAAGTACCTCGCCCAGACCGACCAAGTCGGGCTCGAGGATGGCTGGCACTTCCTGACAGCCAGTGAGGAGGCCATCGGCCGACTTACCCGCGCGACGGGCTTCGGCTTCAAGTGGGAC encodes:
- a CDS encoding SCO family protein, whose amino-acid sequence is MTRALSHWTPLLIATLLVVSGFGVGSTEARAQRIPQVTQGAAAAPLGQNRPASAETMPDAFEDVGITERLGEAVPLDIPLVNAAGETTVLRDYLGTGKPVVLAYVYHSCPMLCSLVLDGLSASIEGTDLVPGTDYEVIAVSFDKRDTPADAAAARSKYLAQTDQVGLEDGWHFLTASEEAIGRLTRATGFGFKWDQRQQEYVHNAALIFVSPDGTITRYLYGIEYPPPDFRKAVLEASEGTVGSTLDRILLYCFVYDPAANSYVLHALNVMKIGGLLTLGLLGTLLAFYWLRERRGTTDDRWAEALHQGHASQGSPAPTS